A stretch of Corallococcus macrosporus DNA encodes these proteins:
- a CDS encoding CinA family protein, with protein sequence MSQLEAVAPKVIGRCREAGVRLVLAEACTGGLMTAALTEVPGASAVVERGFVPYSNESKGEQLGVPLALLQAHGSVSAEAVGAMAAGALERSWADWAVAETGIAGPGGGTETKPVGLVFIAVQRRGKAAVVERHRFEGDRRQVRQAAAARGLALLLEQLRVES encoded by the coding sequence ATGAGCCAACTGGAGGCGGTGGCGCCGAAGGTGATTGGCCGGTGCCGGGAGGCAGGGGTGCGGCTGGTGTTGGCGGAGGCGTGCACGGGCGGGCTGATGACCGCGGCGCTGACGGAGGTGCCGGGGGCCTCGGCGGTGGTGGAGCGCGGGTTCGTGCCGTACTCGAACGAGTCGAAGGGCGAGCAGTTGGGGGTGCCGCTGGCGCTGTTGCAGGCGCACGGGTCGGTGAGCGCGGAGGCGGTGGGCGCGATGGCGGCGGGGGCGCTGGAGCGTTCGTGGGCGGACTGGGCGGTGGCGGAGACGGGCATCGCGGGGCCCGGGGGCGGGACGGAGACGAAGCCGGTGGGGCTGGTGTTCATCGCGGTGCAGCGGCGCGGGAAGGCGGCGGTGGTGGAGCGTCACCGGTTCGAAGGGGACCGGCGGCAGGTGCGTCAGGCGGCGGCGGCGCGAGGGCTGGCCCTCCTTCTGGAGCAGCTCCGAGTGGAGTCCTGA
- a CDS encoding imm11 family protein, whose product MRYFELFDDMELMDRWLPGEARNVQGQEIDDIWQFADGCPVQVNEPLRIPVSHPGRVVDFSTTSVGAAPVVHRRIASVFTELAPGEVQVIPVDVDGQAEPYFILVATRTLRCIDDQQSAEVLYWKPEDGRPEKTGRYRSVMGMRIDTTKVGDARVFRPWGWTGVLIVSEEIKDALERSGATGMSFTEVTGPSEVSPEQREHNRKLQALYERTETARTAFWRTLGTLDENAILPIVVGGGWPARRQVWRVIHRPEGRALFVTDGLSDFFVDTREPSVGFGLELALETDEPQAKWPVTLLERIANELVGHEHLREPARTGLLSMEVDGAHLPEPLLTKDGRVAVLLGMDTPTLPSHFTMPDGQVRLVTVKTLMPRELTYLLEHGREELLHRFNQSHPGHLSKAWRQSVV is encoded by the coding sequence ATGCGGTACTTCGAACTCTTTGACGACATGGAATTGATGGACCGCTGGTTGCCGGGTGAAGCCAGGAACGTCCAGGGCCAGGAGATCGATGACATCTGGCAGTTCGCGGATGGATGCCCGGTTCAAGTCAATGAACCTCTACGGATCCCCGTCAGTCATCCAGGGAGGGTCGTCGACTTCTCCACGACGAGCGTGGGGGCTGCGCCGGTTGTTCATCGAAGAATCGCGAGCGTGTTCACGGAGTTGGCGCCTGGTGAGGTGCAGGTCATTCCGGTCGATGTCGATGGACAGGCGGAGCCCTATTTCATCCTCGTCGCGACGCGGACCCTCCGATGCATTGATGATCAGCAGTCCGCGGAGGTGCTGTATTGGAAGCCCGAAGACGGGCGGCCGGAAAAGACCGGGCGATACAGGTCCGTCATGGGCATGCGCATCGACACGACGAAGGTGGGTGATGCCAGGGTCTTCCGCCCCTGGGGCTGGACGGGTGTGCTCATCGTCTCCGAGGAGATCAAGGATGCACTGGAGCGCTCCGGTGCCACGGGGATGTCGTTCACGGAAGTCACGGGCCCCAGCGAAGTCAGTCCGGAACAGCGTGAACACAACCGCAAGCTCCAGGCGCTCTATGAACGGACCGAGACCGCCCGCACCGCCTTCTGGCGCACCCTTGGCACGCTGGATGAAAACGCCATCCTCCCCATCGTCGTCGGAGGAGGCTGGCCCGCGAGGCGTCAGGTCTGGCGCGTCATCCACCGGCCTGAAGGACGCGCACTCTTCGTGACGGACGGCCTCTCCGACTTCTTCGTGGACACCAGGGAGCCCTCCGTGGGCTTCGGCCTGGAGCTCGCGCTCGAAACCGATGAGCCCCAGGCGAAATGGCCCGTGACGCTGCTGGAGCGCATCGCCAACGAGCTGGTGGGCCACGAACACCTGCGCGAACCCGCGAGGACCGGCCTCCTCTCCATGGAAGTGGACGGAGCGCACCTGCCCGAACCGCTCCTGACGAAGGACGGCCGCGTCGCCGTGCTCCTGGGCATGGACACCCCCACGCTCCCCAGCCACTTCACGATGCCGGACGGACAGGTGCGGCTGGTCACCGTGAAGACGCTGATGCCCCGGGAGCTCACGTACCTGCTGGAGCACGGCCGGGAGGAGCTGCTCCACCGCTTCAACCAGTCCCACCCCGGCCACCTGTCCAAGGCCTGGCGCCAGTCCGTGGTCTGA
- a CDS encoding FG-GAP-like repeat-containing protein encodes MSVDVPTAPALAGTRVEWGGWVFPRWNDPRLPFAALLTLYGVLGFTFFGFNRSPGQMAFLVVSGTLLDAVLGWVLKRRKELPLSAYISCCSLALLLNYSHASTLLWLPVWLAIGSKYVLTFQGRHVFNPSMFAVAVSLLTTRELITAAPAYQWANGEVALSAFIVMAALVLFFFRVGRGWLVVSFLGFYALQTALRAFILRHHLPPEVLFLGTLGAPSFFIFVFYMLTDPATSPGTRKAQVLVALAITCVDLVLHLKESVYTFFYAALTVATCRFVFMHARELWRTRGAALRQLLAPDMLKRLGVVGGLGAVLATGYSVSAAQGTREAPLTFKLEAQDLQQAGLDSRMGHTLEELDPRVAHVAKWLVAVGDAVATGDFDGDGRLDLFLTHPLGTPEHHAGLYRNLGGLRFERVAVPALERFATRYKEEGLAGGGTFVDWDGDGDLDLAVAVAFGPVRLLRNTLRETGTAGFEDVTQAAGVTDHAVSLGLTFLDYDRDGHLDLLVLNAMTTHLPDYPQPAPPLNLFKLPEPEYAGDRRMLRFMHDGWHDANNGGRNALYRGRGDGTFEKQDVEALGLKETHWSLAVSTVDLNHDGWTDLYVANDFGPDDVYLNEGGRHFRHLVGQRFGEIGRDTYKGMNASVADFDRNGWLDVYVSNVHHSLQAEGSLLWMVGPGEDAFVPRFKDEATFRGALNERRFGWGAAAGDLDDDGWPDLVQANGMVDARLDAEKWRIPAGQRNDYWYVNHKLMQSGPEVHTYADKWGDIRGRVLYPNEARRVYLNLGDARPGHFVDVAREVGIDAPDNSRGVLMADLDDDGDLDVLITNQHAPVSLYRNTLRASATDAKPDAHFVGLSLVGDGQRTHRSAVGTRVVLSYEEGGKRVEQVREVGLMGGFSASADPRLHFGLGRHAGPVKAVIHWYGAEPQEVTLEADRYQEVRQPPAPTAQRGGR; translated from the coding sequence ATGAGTGTGGATGTGCCGACGGCGCCGGCCCTCGCGGGCACGCGCGTGGAGTGGGGCGGCTGGGTGTTCCCCCGCTGGAACGACCCGAGGCTGCCCTTCGCGGCGCTGCTCACGCTCTACGGCGTGCTCGGCTTCACCTTCTTCGGCTTCAACCGGAGCCCCGGGCAGATGGCCTTCCTGGTCGTCTCCGGCACGCTGCTGGACGCGGTCCTGGGCTGGGTGCTCAAGCGGCGCAAGGAGCTGCCGCTCTCCGCGTACATCTCGTGCTGCTCGCTGGCGCTGCTGCTGAACTACTCGCACGCGAGCACGCTCTTGTGGCTGCCGGTGTGGCTGGCCATTGGCTCCAAGTACGTGCTGACCTTCCAGGGGCGGCACGTCTTCAACCCGTCGATGTTCGCGGTGGCCGTGTCGCTGCTCACCACGCGCGAGCTCATCACCGCCGCGCCCGCCTATCAGTGGGCGAACGGGGAGGTCGCGCTGTCGGCCTTCATCGTGATGGCGGCGCTGGTGCTGTTCTTCTTCCGCGTGGGACGCGGCTGGCTGGTGGTGAGCTTCCTGGGCTTCTACGCGCTCCAGACGGCGCTGCGCGCGTTCATCCTCCGCCACCACCTGCCGCCGGAGGTGCTGTTCCTGGGCACGCTCGGCGCACCGTCGTTCTTCATCTTCGTCTTCTACATGCTCACGGACCCCGCGACGTCGCCGGGGACGCGCAAGGCGCAGGTGCTGGTCGCGCTGGCCATCACCTGCGTGGACCTGGTGCTGCACCTGAAGGAGAGCGTCTACACGTTCTTCTACGCGGCGCTCACCGTGGCCACCTGCCGCTTCGTGTTCATGCACGCGCGCGAGCTGTGGCGCACGCGGGGCGCGGCGCTGCGCCAGCTCCTGGCCCCGGACATGCTCAAGCGCCTGGGCGTGGTGGGCGGGCTGGGGGCGGTGCTGGCCACGGGGTACTCGGTGTCAGCGGCGCAGGGGACGCGGGAGGCGCCGCTCACGTTCAAGCTGGAGGCGCAGGACCTCCAGCAGGCGGGCCTGGACTCCCGGATGGGGCACACGCTGGAGGAGCTGGATCCGCGAGTGGCCCACGTCGCCAAGTGGCTGGTGGCGGTGGGAGACGCGGTGGCCACGGGGGACTTCGACGGGGACGGCCGGCTGGACCTGTTCCTCACGCACCCGCTGGGTACGCCGGAGCACCACGCGGGCCTGTACCGCAACCTGGGCGGGCTGCGCTTCGAGCGCGTCGCCGTGCCCGCGCTGGAGCGCTTCGCCACGCGCTACAAGGAAGAGGGCCTGGCGGGCGGCGGGACGTTCGTGGACTGGGATGGGGACGGGGACCTGGACCTCGCGGTGGCGGTGGCCTTCGGGCCGGTGCGCCTGTTGCGCAACACGCTGCGAGAGACGGGCACGGCGGGCTTCGAGGACGTGACGCAAGCGGCGGGCGTGACGGACCACGCGGTGAGCCTGGGGCTCACGTTCCTGGACTACGACCGCGACGGGCACCTGGACCTGCTGGTGCTCAACGCGATGACGACGCACCTGCCGGACTACCCGCAGCCCGCGCCGCCGCTCAACCTCTTCAAGCTGCCGGAGCCCGAGTACGCGGGGGACCGCCGCATGCTGCGCTTCATGCACGACGGCTGGCACGACGCGAACAACGGGGGGCGCAACGCGCTCTACCGGGGCCGAGGGGACGGCACGTTCGAGAAGCAGGACGTGGAGGCGCTGGGCCTGAAGGAGACGCACTGGTCGCTCGCGGTGAGCACGGTGGACCTGAACCACGACGGGTGGACAGACCTCTACGTGGCGAACGACTTCGGGCCGGACGACGTGTACCTGAACGAAGGAGGGCGGCACTTCCGCCACCTCGTGGGGCAGCGCTTCGGGGAGATTGGCCGGGACACGTACAAGGGCATGAACGCGAGCGTGGCGGACTTCGACCGCAACGGCTGGTTGGACGTGTACGTGTCCAACGTGCACCACTCGCTCCAGGCGGAGGGCAGCCTCTTGTGGATGGTGGGGCCCGGCGAGGACGCCTTCGTTCCCCGCTTCAAGGACGAGGCCACCTTCCGGGGCGCGCTGAACGAGCGCCGCTTCGGCTGGGGCGCGGCGGCGGGGGACCTGGATGACGACGGGTGGCCGGACCTGGTGCAGGCCAACGGCATGGTGGACGCGCGGCTGGACGCGGAGAAGTGGCGCATCCCGGCGGGCCAGCGCAACGACTACTGGTACGTGAACCACAAGCTGATGCAGTCCGGCCCGGAGGTGCACACGTACGCGGACAAGTGGGGCGACATCCGGGGCCGCGTGCTCTATCCGAACGAAGCGCGCCGCGTGTACCTCAACCTGGGCGACGCGCGGCCGGGACACTTCGTGGACGTGGCGAGGGAGGTAGGCATCGACGCTCCGGACAACTCGCGAGGCGTGTTGATGGCGGACCTGGATGACGACGGCGACCTGGACGTGCTCATCACGAATCAGCACGCGCCGGTGTCGCTGTACCGCAACACGCTGCGAGCCAGCGCCACGGACGCGAAGCCGGACGCGCACTTCGTGGGACTGTCGCTGGTGGGCGACGGCCAGCGCACGCACCGGAGCGCTGTGGGCACGCGAGTGGTGTTGTCCTACGAGGAGGGCGGCAAGCGCGTGGAGCAGGTGCGCGAGGTGGGCTTGATGGGAGGCTTCTCCGCGTCAGCGGATCCGCGGCTGCACTTCGGCCTGGGGCGGCACGCGGGGCCGGTGAAGGCGGTCATCCACTGGTATGGCGCGGAGCCGCAGGAGGTGACGTT
- a CDS encoding GRAS family protein has product MRTPKDELLLRAMDHALSARTLAAVETLAELYRLLDAERISEDENYAVFATALSRRLEGATGALHPYRASEVDGGAPQIELFRRLMKHLPLASAADAVANALLADFLRGHAEATLLDVGIGQGRQECNLLRALAKADALPQHLTVVGVDPSGTSLVEARDAVLAVAEEVGLSLEFVKLESPVEDLDAATWAALRGVKRPLVVNAAFALHHVAEQETSGVEARDAVLARLASLGPVGVVLCEPHVDHHRAPARERLINAWHHFSRVFQLLDTLEVPGAERRAIKRFFGREVDDIVGTVNESERCERHEPAPAWWERLQRAGFTSRRGLEAVCPGDVHPAVGLRLEEGTVGITFRGDVLVSVLAAVPREGA; this is encoded by the coding sequence ATGCGCACGCCGAAGGACGAACTGCTGCTCCGGGCGATGGACCATGCGTTGTCAGCGCGAACGTTGGCGGCGGTGGAGACGCTGGCCGAGCTCTATCGATTGCTCGACGCGGAGCGCATCTCGGAGGACGAGAACTACGCCGTGTTCGCCACCGCGCTGTCGCGCCGATTGGAGGGAGCGACGGGGGCACTGCATCCGTACCGGGCCTCGGAGGTGGACGGAGGCGCGCCGCAGATCGAGCTGTTCCGGCGGCTGATGAAGCACCTGCCGCTGGCGTCCGCGGCGGACGCGGTGGCGAACGCGCTGCTCGCGGACTTCCTGCGAGGGCACGCCGAGGCGACGCTGCTGGACGTGGGCATCGGGCAGGGACGGCAGGAGTGCAACCTGCTGCGCGCGCTGGCGAAGGCGGACGCGCTGCCCCAGCACCTGACGGTGGTGGGCGTGGACCCCAGCGGCACCAGCCTGGTGGAGGCCCGCGACGCGGTGCTGGCGGTGGCGGAGGAGGTGGGGCTGTCGCTGGAGTTCGTGAAGCTGGAGTCGCCGGTGGAGGACCTGGACGCGGCGACGTGGGCGGCGCTGCGAGGCGTGAAGCGGCCGCTGGTGGTGAACGCGGCGTTCGCGCTGCACCACGTGGCGGAGCAGGAGACGTCGGGCGTGGAGGCGCGCGACGCGGTGCTCGCGAGGCTGGCATCGCTGGGGCCGGTGGGCGTGGTGCTGTGCGAGCCCCACGTGGACCACCACCGCGCGCCGGCGCGTGAACGGTTGATCAATGCGTGGCATCACTTCTCCCGCGTGTTCCAGTTGCTGGATACGCTGGAGGTGCCGGGCGCGGAGCGGCGCGCCATCAAGCGGTTCTTCGGCCGGGAGGTAGACGACATCGTGGGCACGGTGAACGAGTCGGAGCGGTGCGAGCGCCATGAGCCGGCCCCCGCATGGTGGGAGCGGTTGCAGCGCGCGGGCTTCACGTCGCGGCGAGGGCTGGAGGCGGTGTGCCCGGGCGACGTGCACCCCGCGGTGGGGCTGCGCCTGGAGGAGGGCACGGTGGGCATCACCTTCCGTGGGGATGTGCTGGTGTCGGTGCTGGCGGCGGTGCCCCGGGAGGGCGCATGA
- a CDS encoding AHH domain-containing protein, with translation MPARWLCVLWVLFVTGCATSHALRLDTGEGRTREYTPRTDTPPVALDEDTFEDTVRTLARGAPVSMHPRREALRLLNPRAERPRASLGVVSVVDPRQGRVRVAQTGTKLEAAYGRWCVRKRQSGDCLRLLDRSLTLDEEGKQTLAFRIALDSVWEETAEALEGMVDPEAMVTLLATTGAVYFSLWLVPEPLLSKGVAATLTVALIAYLGWDTVWSLIQGWRVLAAEVKDAETFDEVRDAGEKYGEVMGKQAARAFVMLAMAALGGTARTLATRVATLPGSAQAALVGAEQGGFRLVAAAEVSAVAVSASGAVTIALAPNAVAMSAKGPNIPAPVEVRVHHIATNKWWEATRDGGPWSPKFQELFDRAGMSLDDEVNTVRVAGHKGPHPEAYHKAVYKRLRDALGRCRTILTCREALVEELQSLGQEISTQNTPLNLLVTQP, from the coding sequence ATGCCAGCGCGCTGGCTGTGCGTGCTGTGGGTGCTGTTCGTGACGGGCTGCGCGACGTCACATGCGCTGAGGTTGGACACGGGAGAGGGCCGAACGCGTGAGTACACGCCGCGAACGGACACACCGCCCGTGGCGCTGGACGAAGACACCTTCGAGGACACGGTGCGAACGCTGGCGCGAGGAGCGCCGGTGTCCATGCACCCCAGGAGGGAAGCGCTCCGGCTGTTGAATCCCAGGGCAGAGCGTCCGCGAGCGTCGCTGGGCGTCGTCTCCGTGGTGGATCCAAGGCAGGGCCGCGTCCGGGTGGCGCAAACGGGCACGAAGCTGGAGGCCGCCTACGGACGCTGGTGCGTGCGCAAGCGGCAGTCCGGAGACTGCCTGCGCCTGCTGGACCGGAGCCTGACGCTGGATGAGGAGGGCAAGCAGACGCTGGCCTTCCGCATCGCGTTGGACTCGGTATGGGAGGAGACGGCCGAAGCCTTGGAGGGGATGGTGGACCCCGAGGCGATGGTGACGCTGCTGGCGACGACGGGAGCGGTGTACTTCAGCCTGTGGCTGGTCCCGGAGCCGCTGCTGTCCAAGGGAGTCGCGGCGACACTGACGGTGGCGCTGATTGCATACCTGGGCTGGGACACGGTGTGGAGTCTCATCCAGGGCTGGAGGGTGCTGGCGGCGGAGGTGAAGGACGCGGAGACGTTCGACGAAGTCCGTGACGCCGGAGAGAAGTACGGCGAGGTGATGGGCAAGCAGGCGGCAAGGGCCTTCGTGATGCTGGCGATGGCGGCGCTGGGAGGAACGGCGCGGACGCTGGCAACCAGGGTCGCGACGCTGCCGGGTTCGGCCCAGGCCGCGCTGGTGGGAGCGGAGCAGGGAGGCTTCCGGCTGGTGGCCGCGGCGGAAGTCTCAGCGGTCGCGGTGTCCGCAAGTGGCGCAGTGACGATCGCGTTAGCGCCCAACGCGGTAGCGATGTCCGCGAAGGGGCCGAACATCCCCGCCCCCGTCGAAGTCCGCGTGCATCACATCGCCACGAACAAGTGGTGGGAAGCGACGCGCGATGGCGGCCCCTGGTCGCCCAAGTTCCAGGAGCTCTTCGACCGTGCAGGGATGTCCCTGGATGACGAGGTGAACACCGTCCGTGTTGCCGGTCATAAAGGGCCACATCCGGAGGCGTACCATAAGGCAGTCTACAAAAGACTGCGTGACGCTTTAGGTCGGTGCAGAACCATCCTGACATGCAGGGAGGCGCTGGTAGAGGAGCTGCAATCCCTGGGGCAGGAGATCTCCACGCAGAACACCCCGCTCAACCTGCTTGTTACCCAACCCTGA
- a CDS encoding fatty acid desaturase family protein, with translation MVPSLPRRAAVPRELLVPATPSGLLRLAAVEWAGMALGWAVMAWAPPVFAPLAVFVVAGRLHALGVLLHDAVHLPSRNREWRLCLLEAVAGYPIASTLAAMRYHHLRHHRDAGLPTDPYRKPPEGGRLRTAWRWLLLVGVIPGWVLRGPVGLCAWGLPFLRTAYARAFLQDRSGRVDTREVTACARAEAGQVLFHLGVLALAVRWPSAVLWGYAVPLLVASGFNAHRLLAEHTAAPVQGRTLGDVFACTRDHGLGWLGRLGLAPRHVGLHVVHHLHPQVSLTHLPRLRAWYVERFPHHYPRPRSY, from the coding sequence ATGGTCCCTTCCCTGCCTCGCCGCGCGGCGGTGCCTCGCGAGCTGCTCGTTCCGGCCACGCCTTCAGGCCTGCTGCGCCTGGCCGCCGTCGAGTGGGCGGGGATGGCCTTGGGCTGGGCGGTCATGGCGTGGGCTCCTCCGGTGTTCGCGCCGCTGGCGGTGTTCGTCGTCGCGGGGCGGCTGCATGCGCTGGGCGTCCTGCTTCATGACGCGGTCCACCTGCCTTCGCGAAATCGCGAATGGAGACTGTGTCTGCTGGAGGCCGTCGCGGGGTATCCCATCGCGTCCACGCTGGCGGCGATGCGTTACCACCACCTTCGACACCACCGCGACGCGGGCCTGCCCACGGATCCGTACCGCAAGCCTCCGGAAGGAGGACGCCTGCGCACGGCGTGGCGGTGGCTGCTGCTCGTAGGCGTGATTCCCGGCTGGGTGCTGCGCGGGCCCGTGGGGCTGTGCGCGTGGGGGCTGCCGTTCCTGCGCACGGCGTATGCGCGCGCGTTCCTGCAGGACCGCTCCGGACGCGTGGACACCCGGGAGGTGACGGCGTGTGCCCGGGCGGAGGCGGGGCAGGTGCTGTTCCACCTGGGTGTGCTCGCGCTGGCGGTGCGATGGCCCTCCGCGGTGCTGTGGGGGTACGCGGTGCCCTTGCTGGTGGCGTCGGGGTTCAACGCGCACCGGTTGCTCGCCGAGCACACCGCCGCGCCCGTGCAGGGACGGACGCTGGGGGATGTGTTCGCGTGCACGCGGGACCACGGGCTGGGATGGCTGGGGCGGTTGGGCCTGGCGCCCCGGCACGTGGGGCTTCACGTGGTGCACCACCTGCACCCGCAGGTGTCCCTCACGCACCTGCCCCGGCTTCGCGCGTGGTACGTCGAGCGGTTCCCCCACCACTATCCCCGGCCCCGTTCCTACTGA
- a CDS encoding STAS/SEC14 domain-containing protein codes for MYRIDVDRAESIVSFALEGYIRLEEMQRFVVDLRAATDEVAGQPIKIEADLRTFRPASPEAADLIKRVQEYGLRSGVTRVAELVQNQIVALQLNRVASGSGTDKILRRFWQESAARTWLKHGDEELGAALQG; via the coding sequence ATGTATCGAATCGACGTGGACCGAGCGGAATCCATCGTGAGCTTCGCGCTGGAGGGCTACATCCGGCTGGAGGAGATGCAGCGGTTCGTGGTGGACCTGCGGGCCGCGACGGACGAGGTGGCGGGGCAGCCCATCAAGATCGAAGCGGACCTGCGCACGTTCCGGCCGGCGTCGCCGGAGGCCGCGGACCTCATCAAGCGGGTGCAGGAGTACGGCCTGCGCTCCGGCGTGACGCGGGTGGCGGAGCTGGTGCAGAACCAGATCGTCGCGTTGCAGTTGAACCGCGTGGCCTCCGGAAGCGGCACGGACAAGATCCTCCGCCGCTTCTGGCAGGAGTCCGCGGCGCGCACCTGGCTGAAGCACGGAGACGAGGAGCTGGGAGCGGCGCTGCAAGGCTGA